The sequence TCCAGGCGCGGGCCCAGGCGGACGCGAAGGCGCTCGAGCAGACGCTGAAGACCAGCCTGAAGGACGCCGCGAAGCAGTTCGAGGACGCGCTCAACCGCGACCCGGACCCGGCCTACCAGGAGGCCTTCGTCCGCGCCGCGGAGCCCTCCCTGGCGAAGATGGGCGCGCTCTACAACGGCCTGTCGCCGGAGACCGAGCGCTACCTGAACCCGCCGCCGCCCTACGTGAAGCCCAGCCTGTCCAACCCGGCGGTGCTGTCCAAGGCCGGGGGCATCGAGAGCGCCGCCAAGCACGAGGCCTACTACAGCCTGGCGCGCGTCGCGGACCGGCTGAAGGACCCGGCCGCGGGGCTGGTGGGCTCCTTCTTCGCGCGCGACATGCGCCCCGGCGTCGCCTCCACGGGGGCGCTGACCAGCGCGGTGCGGGCCTCCATCGAGGGCGGCCTCGGCTCGCGGCTGGCGTTCGACGTCGAGCGCCGCCTGGCCGCGCCCCGCATCGGCCCTCAGGGGATGTCGGGGCCCAACTTCAGCGCGGACCTCCAGGCGCTCCACGAGACGATGTGGCGCTCCATCGACAAGCTGCGCGCGGACTTCAACTCCGCCGCGGAGAAGGCGGGGGCGCACCAGAAGAAGCTCACCGAGCTGCTCTCCGTGCCGTCGAAGGTCCTCTCCAAGGAGCAGCGGGACGCCGCCGTCCAGGCGTTCATGAAGACGGACAACCGGGAGGCGGAAATCGCCGACTTCGAGCGGCTCAGCCGGCTGCTCTCGAAGGCGGCGCCGGGGGGCATGCCGGCCGTTGGCGATGCGCGCGCCACGGAGCTGGCCCGCTCGATTCCGCGCCTCGCCGACACGCAGGCCGGTGCGGAGTGGCTGGCCTCGCAGCTCGAGGCCAAGGGCGAGGGCAAGCCCGTCTTCTTCGACGTGGCCTCCAAGCTGAAGGACGGCAAGGACTTCGACGAGAAGCTCGCCGTCGCGCTGGTGAAGGGCGCGGGCATGGCGGCCATCAGCTCCGCCTCCGCGAAGGACTTGCAGAAGGCCAACAAGGTCTTCGAGGGCCTGGCGCAGTACTCCGGTGTCTTCGGGATGAACCGCGAGGACATGCGCACGTACCTCACCGTCCTGCGCGGCATCAAGCCGCGGATGCCGGACGCGCAGGTCGAGAAGAAGGCGAGGGCGCTCAATAACCTGCTGGCGGAGCAGGGCACGGGGTTGCCCGGCAACCCGGACTCCATCCCCGGTCAGGCGCTCCGCGGCCTGGGGCTCGCCGTCGTCACGTCGGCGTTCATCGGTGACGCGGCGGACTGGGACAAGGCGGACCTGGCCGCGAAGCTCAAAATCATCGGCGACGGGGTGAGCGCGGGCGGTGACGCGGCGGCCTTCACCACGGACATCCTGGCGAAGGGCGCCACGGCGGCGAAGGTGTTCACCAAGGTGTCCGCGGTGGGCGCCATCATCGGTGCGGCCGGAGACGGGCTCCAGGGGCTGCAGGCGCTCCAGGAGGGCAAGTACTTCCGGGCCACCTCCTCGGTCATGCAGTCAGCGGGAGGCCTCGTCCTGGGCCTGTCTGGCGTCTTCGGCTTCGGGCCGGGCACGCAGATTGTCGGCGCGGCGCTGTTCGTGGGCGGGCTCGTCCTGAAGTTCCTGGACCCGGACCAGCTCATCGTGCGCGGCGAGCAGATTGATTTGCTCGCCCGCAGCGGCATGGACCGGAAGGTCGCGGAGGGGCTCGTCAACACGGGGCCCGAGTTCCTGGAGGAGAAGCTCATCCGGGGCGCGGGCATGACGCCGCAGCAGGTGCAGAAGCTCATCGGCGAGCACCTGGAGGTCGCCGGCAACAAGGGCGCGGTCGACACGCTGGCGAAGGCCTCCGCCGCGTACGGCATGTCGGGGCCCAACCTCCAGGCGTTCCTGGAGCGGCTGGGCAAGGCCCACAACCGGGGCCAGGCGGACCTGAGCCTGCTGGCCTGGCAGCTCCAGCAGATGTTCTTCGGCGCCCAGGGCGGGCTCGGCGCCGTGCCCGACGACACCCCTCCGGCGGTGCGCTTCCGCCAGTGGGTGGACACCGCCTTCCCGGACGTCGCCGCATGGGCGCGGGAGCAGCAGCGCCAGGCGGTGCGCGCGTAGGGCCTCAGGCCCGGAGCCCTCCTGACGAGGGCTCCGGCAGGGAGCTCGGGTGACTCAGAGGTTGTAGTAGGAGACCTGCAGCTGGTCGCGGAGCCTGGCCTCGATTTCACTGCACAGCTTGCCTTCTTTTCCCCACTGCTCGATGAGGGCCCGCCACGCCTCCTGCTCCTTCGGCAGGGGCGACCGGTAGGCGCCCTCGAGCACCGCGCGGAACGAGCGCTCCAGGATGCCGTCCTGCACATGCCGGTCGCTGGGGTCGCCGCCGTACTTGTTCCGGTCCGTTATCTTGTCCGAGATGGCGTAGCTGATGGCTTCGGAGTCCTTGCCCTCGGCGGCCATCTGTTTGGCCATGGCCTCGTACTGCTGGTAGTCGCCGCCGGTCATCCGGTAGCCGGGGTTTTCGAGGGCGCGCTTGAACGCCTTGTCGATGGCGTTCTTGATGGCGGTGGGCGAATCCGGCTCGCCGCCGTAGACGAGGACGTTCGTAATCTTGTCCGAGATGGCGTAGCTGATGGCCGAGGAGTCCTTACCCTCGGCGGCCATCTTCCGGGCGAGGGCCTCGTACTTCTGGTAGTCGCCGCCGGTCGTCTTGTAGTTGGGGTTTTCGAGGGCGCGCTTGAACGCCTTGTCGATGGCGTTCTTGATGGCGACGTCCGAGTCCGGGTCACCGCCGAAGACGAGGACGTTCGTAATCTTCTCCGTAATGGCGTAGCTGATGGCCGCGGAGTCCTTGCCCTCGGCGGCGAGCTTCCGGGCGATGGCGTCGTACTTCTGGTAGTCGCCGCCGGTCGTCTTGTAGTTGGGGTTTTCGAGGGCGCGCTTGAACGCCTTGTCGATGGCGTTCTTGATGGCGACGTCCGAGTCCGGCTCGCCGCCGTAGACGAGGACGTTCGTAATCTTGTCCGAGATGGCGTAGCTGATGGCTTCGGAGTCCTTGCCCTCGGCGGCCATCTTCCGGGCGATGGCCTCGTACTTCTTGAAGTCGCCGTCGGTCATCCTGTAGCCGGGGTTCTCGTTGGCGCGCTTGAACGCCTTGTCGATGGCGTTCCTGATGGCGATGTCCGAATCCGGCTCGCCCCCGTAGTTCCGGACGTTCATGGCCTTGTCGGAGATGGCGTAGCTGATCTCCATGAACGTCTTGCCCTCGGCGGCCATCTTCTGGGCCATCTCGCGGTAGCGGCCGTACTCCTCGGGGGTCGTCCGGTGACTCTTGTCGTCGTAGGCGCGCTTGAAGGCCATGTCCGTCAGCGCGTTGAAGTCAGCGTCGGTCTTGGGAAAGAGCGGGCCGTAGCGGAGCTCGGACACCATGCCCTTGAGTGTGGATTCAATCAGCGCGGCGTCGTTGCAGCCGTTCTTCTGCATCATCAGCGCGTACTGGTAGAGGTCGTTCCGCCCGGCCCCGCCGGGAAGCGGCTCGCCCTCCGCGGCCGCGGCGCGGATGGCATTGTCGACGGCGCGCGTCATCCGGTCCGGAGGCAGCACGGTGGAGGAGGGCGGGAGCATCGCCTGCGTGGGCGTCGCCTTCTGCTGGGCCGCCGAGGCCGTGAAGGTGGCCGCGGTGGGGGCGGTCCGCGTGGTGGGCGCCACGGCCGGTGCCGCGATGGTGCCCTTCAGACTGTCCAGGAACGCCAGCTCCGTGGTCTTCGTCAGCTGGGAAGTCTGAGGGCTCTGGGTGCTCTCGGGCTTGCGGGTGGAGACCGAAGGGGGACGCTCACCGACCTTCATGGGAATTCCTCGGGCAGTTTCTACTTCTTGGATTGCCTGATTATGGGGCTAGCCCTCTTTAAAGTTGCATCCGCGGGCGCGCAAATGATTGACCCGATGCGGCATGTGGAAATCCACGAGCCAGCGGGGGCATGAAGAGAGGAGATGGCGGACCTGGGGTGTTGGCGATTGCGACCACCTGTGAGGGATTGCGCTCCCAGTCCTGCTTGCCGCCATTCCCCGTGAAGCAGCACCGGGCCGTTCACTTTCCAACACCCGGGGTTGCCCACGGCATGTGGTTGTTCAATGCCCGTGCCACCCGCAGGAACTCCGCCTGGCCGTCGGTCCGTGCCCTGGATTCACATCGTGGCCCACCAGCAGGAGGCTGCCGTCCGGAGACATGGCGCCCGAGATGGCGGCCCGCTCCAGGCTCCGGTTGGGACGGCCTCTACAGGAAATCCCGCGCCGACGTCATGGGTGCCGGCCAACCTGGAGCGGGTGAACCGGGGGCTGGAATATGCTCGAGCCCTCCATGGCTCAGACACCTCCGCCGAATCCCTCTCAGCAGCTCCTGGAACACATCTCCAGCTATTGGATTTCCCAGATCATCGGTGTGGTCGCGCGACTTGGCCTCGCGGACCTGCTCGCGGGTGGTCCTCTTTCGAGCGATGCG comes from Pyxidicoccus parkwaysis and encodes:
- a CDS encoding peptidoglycan-binding protein — protein: MRVDGSSRSSQTQSSQGAESSRPNEPAERNASPEEARNPPGHDSASGFDEGSRNRMEPPPPPPPPPPPPEPPPEPRKVPQKDLKRGDSGPEVEQLQQSLVELGYLTEQQVATGPGEFGPRTEAALQRFQEEHGLTANGGYAADTREALASALASAPARGPRATGGDISAEAAFITQFTTRYNPTGPNGSTNCGPASLAMTLAYTGHMPPGLSKEQQVDYSRALMSPRRASEFTYTQASDGTRVPLLDRDHELTGGSMISDGIQAAGLTSRYGQGWDALDRQLDAGNPVIAHGYTNANWRSQFPQRMGSGDIGHLNAILGRTAEGKYVVADPLHTGGPVEMTRQQLSVFFSPTGGQPSFNALEGASANRGIAGAAAGLAAGAAAVVGAAVGATAAQLVNQAVAALKPPPPETKAFAGTSDAGAAHATQSTTGAGDVQARAQADAKALEQTLKTSLKDAAKQFEDALNRDPDPAYQEAFVRAAEPSLAKMGALYNGLSPETERYLNPPPPYVKPSLSNPAVLSKAGGIESAAKHEAYYSLARVADRLKDPAAGLVGSFFARDMRPGVASTGALTSAVRASIEGGLGSRLAFDVERRLAAPRIGPQGMSGPNFSADLQALHETMWRSIDKLRADFNSAAEKAGAHQKKLTELLSVPSKVLSKEQRDAAVQAFMKTDNREAEIADFERLSRLLSKAAPGGMPAVGDARATELARSIPRLADTQAGAEWLASQLEAKGEGKPVFFDVASKLKDGKDFDEKLAVALVKGAGMAAISSASAKDLQKANKVFEGLAQYSGVFGMNREDMRTYLTVLRGIKPRMPDAQVEKKARALNNLLAEQGTGLPGNPDSIPGQALRGLGLAVVTSAFIGDAADWDKADLAAKLKIIGDGVSAGGDAAAFTTDILAKGATAAKVFTKVSAVGAIIGAAGDGLQGLQALQEGKYFRATSSVMQSAGGLVLGLSGVFGFGPGTQIVGAALFVGGLVLKFLDPDQLIVRGEQIDLLARSGMDRKVAEGLVNTGPEFLEEKLIRGAGMTPQQVQKLIGEHLEVAGNKGAVDTLAKASAAYGMSGPNLQAFLERLGKAHNRGQADLSLLAWQLQQMFFGAQGGLGAVPDDTPPAVRFRQWVDTAFPDVAAWAREQQRQAVRA